One window of Triticum dicoccoides isolate Atlit2015 ecotype Zavitan chromosome 5A, WEW_v2.0, whole genome shotgun sequence genomic DNA carries:
- the LOC119301797 gene encoding nuclear pore complex protein NUP58-like, producing MAFSFSSPAQQNPFQTPTQQNPFQTPAPQNPFQTPSPAQTQAPAQSPSPFQFNFQQPQQQQQQQQQQQQQQQQQQAAPTAQPQQQLMLYTKEGKPAGYNTKWDELHADSQKALLQIEDKIREYKDESERLDQCSRLHDSSISNVNFELDASHIAQELAGTATVIEREKVSVQELMTVVNEMMWNTEFAIRSYMMLRPRFLKSATGSSNPSGPAGALPNQPGPTNDFYSGVPKRPSLFMLQTVNKFEKYLDECCKWITELEQLVQIESNKRSSSSVESLPKVMSNVHDYFIYVASKVENLHQYVVSMKTEYLHGQRRLGNANDPFLEANRREAAKEEAAAKRVHPTLHLPAPVQPTTQVAAPATSQPQQSLLPSGGTSSSAFTAFSMPASAPSTSSLFSTPTTSSLTTNLFGTTGSASLSTPFGTSSTPTLGSTPTPSGFGGITPSFPSTPALTGTSLFSTPFGGGATASGSSFGGTSKGRSKARGRR from the exons ATGGCGTTCTCCTTCTCCTCGCCGGCGCAGCAGAACCCTTTCCAGACGCCAACGCAGCAGAATCCGTTCCAAACCCCAGCGCCGCAGAACCCGTTTCAGACTCCGTCGCCGGCGCAGACTCAGGCGCCGGCGCAGTCGCCTTCGCCGTTCCAGTTTAACTTCCAGCAaccccagcagcagcagcagcagcagcaacaacaacagcagcagcagcagcagcaacaggccGCGCCGACGGCGCAGCCTCAGCAGCAGCTGATGCTGTATACAAAGGAGGGGAAGCCCGCAGGGTACAACACGAAGTGGGATGAGCTCCACGCCGACTCGCAGAAGGCGCTGCTTCAGATCGA GGATAAAATACGGGAGTACAAGGACGAGAGTGAAAGGTTGGATCAGTGCAGTCGCCTTCATGACTCCTCAATCTCGAATGTCAATTTTGAGCTCGATGCAAGTCACATTGCTCAG GAACTCGCAGGGACTGCAACCGTAATTGAGAGAGAGAAGGTATCTGTTCAGGAGTTGATGACTGTTGTCAATGAAATGATGTGGAACACAGAATTTGCTATTCGCTCATATATGATGTTGAGACCAAGGTTCCTCAAATCAGCCACAGGTTCTTCAAATCCTTCTGGACCTGCTGGAGCTCTGCCCAATCAGCCTGGACCAACCAATGATTTCTATAGTGGCGTCCCAAAGAGGCCTTCCCTTTTTATGCTGCAAACTGTCAACAAGTTTGAGAAGTATCTTGACGAATGCTGCAAGTGGATTACTGAACTAGAGCAGCTGGTTCAAATCGAGAGCAATAAAAGATCATCATCTTCTGTGGAATCTCTACCAAAAGTTATGTCGAATGTGCATGACTATTTCATCTATGTCGCTTCAAAG GTGGAAAATCTTCATCAGTATGTTGTGTCGATGAAAACTGAATATCTACATGGTCAGCGCCGTCTGGGCAATGCAAATGATCCATTTCTAGAGGCAAATAGAAGAGAAGCAGCCAAAGAAGAAGCAGCTGCCAAAAGGGTCCATCCGACATTGCACTTGCCTGCTCCTGTACAGCCCACAACACAAGTTGCTGCACCAGCAACAAGCCAACCACAGCAATCTTTGCTCCCTTCTGGAGGAACTTCCTCGAGTGCCTTCACAGCTTTTAGCATGCCGGCCTCTGCTCCATCCACTTCAAGTCTCTTTTCAACACCAACAACTTCAAGTCTCACAACTAACCTTTTCGGTACAACTGGATCAGCCTCGCTGTCCACACCATTTGGGACATCCTCCACTCCCACTCTTGGATCAACACCAACTCCGTCTGGATTTGGGGGTATCACCCCATCTTTTCCTTCAACACCTGCTTTAACTGGAACTTCACTATTCTCTACGCCATTTGGAG GTGGTGCTACAGCTTCCGGGTCCAGCTTTGGTGGCACATCT